The following are from one region of the bacterium genome:
- a CDS encoding alpha/beta hydrolase, with product MGVPLVSIERRFVSLPSPTAGRNGAGYMPTQGIYHHAKGSQPRTAIIATHYNVDFSEHYMGELMAARGYGFLGWNTRFRGLEYAFTLDNALVDIGVGVRWLREEAGVESVVLLGNSGGGSLMAAYQSQAVEPNLVPLLGAPVSDAAMELLPGDFYVSTNAHPGRPEVLTDWFDPSVTDETDPASVDPALDMYDPENGPPYSAEFVKRYRAAQVARNHRITAWALEELERVRAAGCLDRVFNLHRAWADPRLLDGSLDPNDREVGICYLGPPKFFNYSPFGIGNSNTIRTWLSMWSLEISQCRAIPHLERIRVPSLVVQSMADTGVFPVDAHALHDNLAAEDKKLEFIPGDHYLQKPGNAREVVGDLVAGWLQDRRV from the coding sequence ATAGGAGTTCCCTTGGTATCGATCGAACGGCGCTTCGTCTCCCTTCCTTCTCCGACCGCAGGTCGGAACGGAGCTGGCTATATGCCCACCCAGGGCATCTACCACCATGCGAAGGGGAGCCAGCCCAGGACGGCGATCATCGCTACCCACTACAACGTCGACTTCTCCGAGCACTATATGGGCGAGTTGATGGCCGCCCGGGGCTATGGGTTCCTCGGTTGGAATACCCGCTTCCGCGGGTTGGAGTACGCCTTTACCCTGGACAATGCGCTGGTGGATATCGGTGTAGGCGTGCGCTGGCTTCGGGAAGAGGCTGGCGTCGAGAGCGTCGTCCTCCTCGGGAATTCGGGCGGTGGCTCGCTCATGGCGGCCTATCAATCCCAAGCGGTCGAGCCGAATCTCGTGCCTCTCCTTGGCGCGCCCGTATCCGACGCGGCGATGGAACTCCTGCCGGGCGATTTCTACGTATCGACGAATGCGCATCCCGGGCGGCCCGAGGTGTTGACGGATTGGTTCGACCCTTCGGTCACCGACGAAACGGATCCTGCCTCGGTGGACCCGGCGCTCGACATGTACGACCCGGAGAATGGTCCGCCCTATTCCGCGGAGTTCGTGAAGCGATATCGGGCAGCCCAGGTTGCAAGGAATCATCGGATCACAGCCTGGGCGCTCGAGGAGCTGGAGCGGGTTCGAGCTGCGGGATGCCTCGATCGGGTCTTCAACCTGCACCGGGCCTGGGCAGATCCCCGCCTGCTCGATGGCTCTCTCGATCCGAATGATCGGGAAGTCGGAATCTGTTACCTCGGCCCCCCGAAGTTCTTCAACTACAGCCCCTTCGGGATCGGCAACTCGAATACCATTCGTACATGGCTCTCGATGTGGAGCCTGGAAATCTCACAATGCCGGGCGATTCCCCACCTCGAGCGGATCCGAGTGCCCTCCTTGGTCGTTCAGAGCATGGCGGATACCGGCGTCTTTCCGGTCGATGCTCATGCGCTCCACGACAATCTGGCCGCAGAAGACAAGAAGCTCGAGTTCATCCCCGGTGATCACTACTTGCAGAAGCCTGGGAATGCACGAGAGGTCGTCGGTGATCTGGTAGCCGGCTGGCTCCAGGATCGGCGCGTCTGA